From the Serratia nematodiphila DZ0503SBS1 genome, one window contains:
- the citC gene encoding [citrate (pro-3S)-lyase] ligase: MLGDAVFNRVKRSDHKAISEISAFLRSNDLNIDTTVEIFITVTQHDKLVACGGIADNIIKCVAISPLMRGEGLALALATELVNLAYERHHTQLFIYTKVQNEPLFRQCGFYPIATVPGIVVLMENSPCRLKRYAAQLASQRRPGETIGSIVMNANPFTRGHQYLVRQAAKRCDWLHLFLVKENTSRFSYEDRRRLVLAGTADIPNLTVHEGSQYVISRATFPCYFIKDQGVADDCYTEIDLKIFRQYLAPALGITHRFVGNEPFCAVTAKYNRDMRYWLETPALPSPPIALVEIERLQYQGTAISASWVRKLLAAGDFHAAAPLVPPDTLYYLQDLQTQRRAKAAPHPFESAQSGE, encoded by the coding sequence ATGTTAGGCGATGCCGTATTTAATCGGGTAAAGCGATCGGATCATAAAGCGATTTCAGAAATAAGCGCCTTCTTGCGCAGTAACGATCTGAATATCGACACCACGGTTGAAATATTTATTACCGTTACCCAGCACGACAAATTGGTCGCCTGCGGCGGCATCGCCGACAATATTATCAAATGCGTCGCCATCAGCCCGCTGATGCGCGGCGAAGGGTTGGCGCTGGCGCTGGCGACCGAGCTGGTGAACCTGGCCTATGAGCGCCATCACACCCAGCTGTTTATCTACACCAAGGTGCAGAACGAGCCGCTGTTCCGCCAGTGCGGTTTCTACCCGATCGCCACCGTGCCGGGCATCGTGGTGCTGATGGAAAACAGCCCGTGCCGCCTGAAGCGCTACGCCGCCCAGCTGGCGAGCCAGCGCCGGCCGGGCGAGACCATCGGCAGCATCGTGATGAACGCCAACCCCTTCACTCGCGGGCACCAATATCTGGTGCGGCAGGCGGCCAAACGCTGCGACTGGCTGCACCTGTTTCTGGTGAAGGAAAACACCTCGCGCTTCAGCTATGAAGACCGGCGCCGGCTGGTGCTGGCCGGCACCGCCGATATCCCCAACCTCACGGTACACGAAGGCTCGCAGTACGTGATCTCGCGCGCCACCTTCCCCTGTTACTTCATCAAGGACCAGGGCGTGGCCGACGACTGTTACACCGAAATCGATCTGAAGATCTTCCGCCAGTATCTGGCGCCCGCGCTGGGCATTACGCACCGCTTCGTCGGCAACGAGCCGTTCTGCGCGGTGACCGCGAAATACAACCGCGACATGCGCTACTGGCTGGAAACGCCGGCGTTGCCCAGCCCGCCGATCGCGCTGGTGGAAATCGAGCGTTTGCAATATCAGGGCACGGCGATCTCCGCCTCCTGGGTGCGCAAGCTGCTGGCGGCGGGGGACTTCCACGCCGCCGCGCCGCTGGTGCCGCCGGACACCCTGTACTACCTGCAGGATCTGCAAACGCAGCGCCGGGCCAAGGCGGCCCCGCATCCTTTTGAGTCCGCACAATCAGGTGAATGA
- the citD gene encoding citrate lyase acyl carrier protein: MKIIREAMAGTLESSDVMVRIAPAEGPQHDLLIASSVEKQFGAAIRRTLLEVLQRYEVEPVQVIVDDKGALDCVLRARLETALMRACEGGQLPWEAKDENAE, translated from the coding sequence ATGAAAATTATCCGAGAAGCAATGGCCGGCACGCTGGAATCCAGCGATGTCATGGTGCGCATCGCGCCCGCCGAAGGGCCACAGCACGATCTGCTGATCGCCAGCAGCGTGGAAAAACAGTTCGGCGCGGCGATCCGCCGCACCCTGCTGGAGGTGCTGCAGCGTTATGAGGTGGAACCGGTGCAGGTGATCGTCGACGACAAAGGGGCGCTGGACTGCGTGCTGCGCGCCCGGCTGGAAACCGCGCTGATGCGCGCCTGCGAGGGTGGCCAACTGCCGTGGGAGGCGAAAGATGAAAACGCTGAATAA